CAGGACATTGGCTACTCAAAGCTTGCAAATTTAGATCCCCAGTATGGATTATGTAAGTGTTCCTCATTAactttatttttgttaataATCGCGAAAAGTCCTTTTTTTCATTCTTCTCTTTGTTTAAAATTCCAGACTCCAGTTTTGTACCACCTCTAGTTTACGCCTTCATGGGCAGTTCAAGAGATATAGCCATAGGGCCTGTGGCTGTTGTGTCACTCTTGATAGGGACTTTGCTCCGTAATGAAATTGATCCGAGTACACATCCAACCGAGTATCTGAGGCTTGCTTTCACAGCAACCTTTTTTGCTGGCATTACTCAGGCTACTCTTGGGATCCTAAGGTGATTAAAACATTTGAGTATCGAGTTGGATGTACATCAAACCTCTCTATAACAGTGATCCTCTATAGCAACATTTCACTAAAACGGCCAACTTTTCTTTGGAACCACTTTTTCATATTACGTTATATATATGTTCTCTATAACAGTCATTTCGCTATAGCAGCCAAAAAATATCCAGACAAACGACGTTGTTATAGAGAGGTTTGGCTTGGATTTGTTCTTTGTTTCCTTCTCTTTCTTACTTGCCCTCCCGTGTTGTTTTCTTGGCAGATTGGGCTTCTTGATAGACTTTCTATCTCATGCTGCTGTTGTCGGATTCATGGGTGGTGCTGCCATCACAATTGCACTTCAGCAGCTTAAAGGTTTTTTAGGCATTCAGAAGTTTACTAAGAAAACAGATATCATTTCTGTGATGAAGTCAGTGTTTCATTCGGTTGAACATGGAGTAAGTTTTCTTGCCACTTGAGAGCATCCTACCTTAGATGTCTTTTATGAATAACTTGAAATTTATAccttcttgttttatttttcaacaaCTTGCAGTGGAATTGGCAGACAATACTCATCGGAGCAACCTTTTTAACTTTCCTTTTGTTCGCGAAGTACATTGTAAGACTCCCGAGTTCTATCGACTAAATTTTGAAAGCATTTGGTAGCGTTTACTCGATTCTAAGATATTTTGGCAACCAGGGAAAGAAGAATAAAAAGCTGTTTTGGGTACCTGCAATTGCTCCGTTGATTTCTGTCATTCTTTCGACTTTTTTTGTCTTCATTACTCATGCTGATAAGAAAGGAGTTTCCATTGTAAGTTCTTTTTTACATTCTTCCTACTTTCACTTAACTTTTCATCGTTGGAGCAAAATGATCTCTTGTTAATCGACTTGCATAATGATCTTACCAGGTAGGACACATAAAGAAAGGAATCAATCCTCCATCTCTCAATAAAATATACTTCACCGGTGACTATCTCATAAAAGGGATTAGGACTGGTACTGTAGCTGGCATGATTGCTTTGACGGTAAGCAAAATATTGAATGAAGTGTCGAAGAAGGGTACCTTTACACATTTCTCTACTAAGTGTATAATCTTTTACCTTTTCATTCATAGGAAGCTGTTGCAATTGGAAGAACTTTTGCTTCAATGAAGGACTACCAATTGGACGGAAACAAAGAGATGGTGGCACTTGGAGCTATGAATATCATTGGCTCGATGACATCCTGCTATGTAGCAACAGGTAAAGACAAATCAACAAGCAAACAGAGTATGAGTAAAGATATAATGTGTTTTTAACTTTCAACACGTTAGTTGCACACTAACAAATGGTATTACAAGATTATTCAGTTTATTTTCAGTGTCATGTATAATGGTTTGTCTAACTAGTTGATCGGTTCACCTCTTGCAGGTTCCTTTTCTCGATCAGCAGTAAATTACATGGCAGGCTGCCAAACTGCATTTTCCAACATTGTCATGTCTGTTGTCGTGTTCCTAACTTTGGAGTTCATAACACCTCTTTTTAAGTATACTCCGAATGCAATCTTAGCTGCCATCATCATATCAGCTGTACTCGGCTTAATTGACTACGAAGCAGCAATTTTGATTTGGAAGATTGACAAATTTGACTTTGTTGCTTGCATTGGGGCATTTTTTGGTGTGGTTTTTGTCTCTGTTGAGATTGGTCTTCTGATCGCGGTAAGTCCATACAGAAACTTAACAATCTTATCAACTTAAATGTATCATTCAATAATAAGATCTGATAATTGCTTTCATTTACAAAAAGGTCACAATATCATTTGCTAAGATTCTTCTCCAAGTTACAAGACCGCGAACAGCTACTCTTGGTAGGATACCCCGGACAAATGTATATAGAAACATTCAACAATACCCTGAGGCAACCAAAGTTCCTGGTGTATTGATAGTTAGAGTTGATTCTGCTATATACTTTTCAAACTCTAACTATATAAAGGAACGGTAAGACATTTCTTCCCCGATTCCCCCTTCTTTCGTATCTTTATGCACTACGAAAAAATGAACTCAACAAACTAATTTAACTCGTTTTTCAGGATATTGAGATGGCTAATGGATGAGGAAGAACAACTAAAAGCAGCTAGTGTTCCTAAAATTCAATTCTTGATAATTGACATGTCACGTGAGTAGAGATTAATTACTAAAAGTGTGTGATCTTACTCTAAGATGAGATAACACATTGATTGATCCACCCCTTGTGTTTTTTCTCCTTGCAGCTGTTACTGATATTGACACCAGTGGCATCCATGCCTTGGAAGAGTTGCACAGAAGCCTAAAAAAGAGAAATGTTCAGGTAATCATCTTAGTACGTCAAgtttaaattctgaatttgCCTCTGTAGTACATAATGGTATTCATATGTGACTGGAAATCTTACCTTCATTTTTCTTGCACAGCTTGTTTTGTCGAACCCTGGAAGAGTAGTGATTGACAAACTACATGCATCCAATTTTCCAGATCAAATTGGTGAGGACAAGATATTTCTCACAGTTGCTGATGCAGTGCTAACCTGTtcattaaaattgcctgaagaaGTTTAACATTGTAaacaaaaactatataaaaGTAACCAAAAAGGAGTTGGATTCTATTTTTAGTGACTTGTGGGATCCTAAGAAAAAGTAATTTTACACTTATCCAAAAAAAAGATAGTGGCCCATTGGTCCTAGCCAAATTGCCATAAGGAGTTTTTGTTTAGTTAAAGTTAGTATAGTTAAAATATAGTCTTCTATAAGAGTTTTCCTTTGTCTTTTCTTGTTTTTGCTAGAGGCAATTAATTATGTACTACCAAACAGGACCTCTGTAAAATGTTTAAAGATTGTTTTGTTGACAATGTTAACAAAGACTATAGTGTTAATGTGAGATATTTTATGCATCGGATTGTCTTTTTGTCATATTTTACGAAGAATAATAATGTTGTGTGTAATCAAGTGAAATTAGATGAATACATTCGTTGGAAAGTGGGGAATTGTATAGAATACTAATAGTTACCGCTTACGTGATCCTCGTCGTTTCAGCTGTTACATGGCTAAGATCGTGGGTGTTTACATGTGATTAAATGAAATCTCTAAGATCTCGGGGTCTGACCATTAAAGACCTACCAATTTGAAGGGCAAAAATTTAAAGACCACGCGAGATGCAATCTGCGCAGAAAACTTGATTTAACACTCCATGAGAACAactatttctcaaagatagaccaaAAGATGGCCCATGGCTGCTATTTCTACTTGTTTTTGACATCACTTAAGAAAGACTTTTATTCAATATGCACTCAATTGTCTATGACTGCTATTTCTACTTGTTTTTGACATCACTTAAGAATGACTTTTATTCAATATGCACTCAATTGTCTTTTGACTTCAACAAAAACATATACAGTGTAACCCCACAaattgaatctgagaaaaacaGAGTGCACACAGACCTTATCCCTACCTTCGGAGGTAGAAAGGTTGTTTCCAATAGACACCCTCAGCTTTTATCTCATGCACCAATATAGGGATAAAAATCTTAAGGCATTGACCAAAGTTCTGTTAGGATTTGGCACTCTTGCTACAAGCTAATAGTACCAGTGGATAACAttacataataataatagtggAAAGAGAAAAGGAGGATGCGTCAAGTGTGGCAATTCCAAGGGAAAAGCAAGAGAAATTCAGTACTGAATAAGCAACAAAATAGGAGCATAAATTACAGCTCATGTTTTATTTGGACATTCAATAAATAAATTCCAATGCTAACCAGTTGTTAGACAGAATATAAGATGACAATGCAATTATACATTAAAGAGTGATCAGGCCTGCAGGTATATCAATAAAGGAGCCTGCTGAACCGCGAATCTTTCTGCTCAAACAAATGAAGACTGCACCCTGCACACTCTCAAGATGCTAATATTTACACCCCGCGAGACAAATTTAAACCAGTGGTTCTAACTAGCTCCTACAATGTATTATCGATAGTGAAGAGAGAACAACCATCATGGTACAGATTGTGTGCTAACTGTGCTGCTTCTCCTAAGAGGTGGATGCACTGGTTGGCAGGAAACGATCTGATCAAGTGGAAGACAATAATTGCAGACCAGTTACAAgctgcttgattaattaagcaCCTTTTTTAGGTCACTGATCAATTGCTTTCGTGTTGCTGGCTCGACCTGCACATGGAAACATAAAACTTTTATGAAGGCACCTTAAGCAGTTAAAGATAAAATGGAGGGgaatcaaaattttgaaaatgttgATGCTACGGAAGAGAATTTGATTGTTAACCTTCTGTAGGAGGGAAAGAAGACCTTGGGGTAGGGCATGTAAATCCAATGTCGAATCACCAATCTTCGATAGCTGAAGTAGTACCTTTCGCACCCGCAATTCTTGTAGTCGTTCCTCATAGTTCTTGGGGTCATtcttccatgagaaaaaggcttcatcatCGATCCAAGCATCTACTTTGCCTTGTTTTGAATCCAAAAACCAGCTTTTCACCATATCCATGGCACATTTGTAAGAAAGCTGGTCACCTGCAGCATTCCTCACAGTTTTGACCAACATCTCCTCCTCAACTCTTCGGAGCAGACGTCTGTAAAAGAATGAACGAGAAGTTTCCCAATTTACTATTTCACGGATCACCCCCTTGGACGCCATTCTTAGTGAAGTATCATGCAACTCTGCAAACTTTGTAGCTACTTGAGTGTATACAGGCAAAAGCTGTGTCTCACGGGCTTTAATTTGCTGTACCAAGGCATCAACATTAGCGTATACCCCTGCAGTCTTGGCTTCCTGAAGCTTTGACTTGAGATTGATAAGCTGTTGGTCAATCCTACCCATGCACTCGAGCAGTTCTTTTGTTCTGAATCTAATTTCAATCATACCTTCTGGCTCAAGGACATTTCCCCTGGCTGTCCGTTCTGCATACATTTCAATGTGGTCTGAATTGATCTTACTGTCCACAACCACCCATGCCCCACCACGGAGTTCACCCATCATAGGGATGTAAACAAAAACAGGCTGCTTGTATGTTCTGAGGTTCTCGACAATGGTTGATCCTGCCTGAAGGATACCTTCAAAAAGATCCCTCTGTCCACCTGAAAATCCCCTCCAGTTGGCAAGAATGAAAAGAGGCAGTTCCTCTCTATTGAAGTCCATCAATGCTTGAGCTGTTTTAGTTGCAGAGTCGGGAAACCATACTTGCCCTGCTTGAGGGACTACCCTTTCGTGAGAATCAAGCTGTCCAGGATCCGCAGGGATAACTTGCTTCATAGTTTGGGTCTCAACAGCAACTATTCCTACAGGGATTCCTCCAAGTTTTGCTCTGCCTGTCACAACAGTCCTTGCCCAGCCTTCCAGTGTCTCAATGAAGCTCTCCTTGTCAAATATGCCTCCCAACCATTTTCCACTTGAATCTGTGAAGCCAGATATGGCTGCGCGTGGATCACATGTGGTTTCTGGGAAGTACTCAACAGGCCTCTCTGGAGGATCCACGGGAGTTGAAATAGGAAGTGGACCACCACAATATGGAGGAACGAAGCTCAACCAATTTAAAATCCCTGATATCCCCTCGAGATCATCAGAGACAGTTAAATGGACAACACCATTAGTTGCCATAATTTTAGGTCCACCAAGTTGCATGTGGGAGCTATAAACTTCCCGACCCAAAAGTTTGTTAAGTGCAGAATAACCTGTAAGAATAATTGGCTGATCAAGCCTCTGTATACACCGCATACCAAGACGAGCAAGATAAGCACCTATGCCAACAGTTCTCCCAGTTACATATGTCAAGGtaaatgtttcatgatatgCCCGAGAATAAGCACTTGCAATGGCTCCACTACCACTTAAGTTCTCAACACCTAGGCCATCCTCGTTCCCAATAATAGTATCTATCACCCATCGAATTTCACCATTTGACAGCTTCAATTCATGTGCCATGACAGAAGATTTAATACGCTCATGATCCTCAGGAGTCAAGTATACATACTGAAAACCACGTTCAGGATTTGATTCATCAGACCATCCAACTTTGAAGCAAGACTTTACCTCCTCAGCTGCCCCAATACGAGCTCCTGAATTTGCTGCCAAATAAATAAGTGGAATTTTCTGAGTGCAAGCAACATCAGTCACGGCTTGGAAAAATGCATCTTCGCTTGGGCCAAAAGATCCATTTCTGAAGGTGACGTCATTTGTCACAACAAGAATTTTCCTTCCCATAGGGAACTCGGGAGTAGACATTTCCATAATCCATGCCACTAAGCCAACATCATTATAACCAGGCTGGCGCTCCACAGAGACGAGAGGAGTACCCCAGCTTCCTTCTTTGTCAGCAAAACTTAACTCTGTGACTTTAAGGAGGACCTGGTCCTTAGGCTTTTCTGTTCGAGGATTATGACTTGCCCAAGACTTCTCCAATGCTGCTTCAAATGCCTGTACGAGGAATTTTTTTTAGGATGTTGATAATGATTCAGATTGTAATAGCCAGCATAATCTCTACTTTTATTCAGATGTTTACCAGAGGAAAATCATAGCAATAAGTTGTGTTGTTGCTCTTGCGAGCCAAAAGCCGTTTCTTGTCAAGCACATCCAAAGGTAGATATGGTGCTGTAACTGGCATGCCATTCAAAGGACCATTGCCAACGGCTGAATGATACACTACTCTTTGTTTTCCTGTATCTTCAACTTCTCGATAAATCTGAGAGTTCAATTTCCAATAGCATGATATCAATGGTAATAGTCTTCTATGAAAAAAACTAATACATGAAGTCGTAACGAATTAAGTCATGACGGCGGAACAACATATGTTAGTCCAAAATTTCATGGTGCTAATACAGAACTAATAACCATTTCTATCATAAGCTTGATTAACTTTAAACTCTCTACCAGAAAAGAtaataaaaaagggcagcccggtgcactaaggctcccgctatgcgcagggtccggggaagggcctgaccacaagggtctattgtacgcagccttaccttgcatttatgccagaggctgtttccaaggctgaTGTGTGCTCTCCAATACAAGCCAGTTTTGGATCAGataaatcattaaaaaatttcaCGTACATGCAAAATTCAACTTACATGCACAATGCAGGTGTGACCTGTCACATTTTCAACCAAAATCCTCCAAGCACCAGTTGCATCTCCTGCAGATGATACCCAAAGTTTCACTTCCCACTCACAAACACCTAACTTATGCATCCTCACACCAACAGATGCATTAATTTCATGAGCTAGGTCTTCTAAGATTTTCTGAACTTCCGCTTCTTTGTGCTCATTATTTAGATCTGTCTTCCTGCAAAAAGTCATGAAGTGAGCTATCTGACGACTTTTGTCCTCAATAGCAAAGCATGAAGACAAACAAGTTACTGACTTGTGGTACGGTAACAGATCAGCTATCTCTTGCTCTCGTAAAATATACAAGTACATATGAGCATGGTCAGCTTTGAGAGTCGTATTATGGAGATTAAGTTCAAGCTCTTCCAGTGCAGATGTTAAGGACCTCAAAATGCTTCTTGAAGTGAGAGACAATGCCAGAGGGGAATGAGTTGTTCCCTGATTCAATCCTTGATATGCTAGTAAACTGTCATCTGATGTTGATTGTCTTACAAGTGTTCTGAGAAACATCCTCTGGATTGGACACCGCTTGTCTACAACAGTATAGAGGTGCCACTGACGGTCTCGGGATGGAGTATACTTTATATTATCATAGACCTTAAGTTTTTCCTGTATTTCAGGGGAATTATGAACCTAAGATCAGCTCATAGTCCAGGAAAAAAAATAACACCAGTAGTAATATAGGACACAGATAACAGGAGGAAATGAAGTTGAGCAAAATACAAACCAATTCAAGGTAAATGGATAGAGGAGGCTCTACATGGCGTAGTaaaggctcctcctcataataCAGCTTCTCTGCTGACCAGTGAAAGGAGTGCCTCATAGGCACCCTCCCTTCATCTCTCTGTATAATGCAACTGATAACCTCTACGCCTGCACTTTTAAGGTTAGAGCTCACATCTTTCTCTCTCAAAATTTTGGCTAACTTGTTAATTCTCTCTTGAGCCTGATCTTCATCTCCACTGCAAACAATGGTATTCCAATGACAAGCAAGGGAAAGACGTGAAATTGGTCAGTTTCTCACATCATTGGACCAGATACACATGCAAAAGATTCAGCCATACCAGATAAAGGTCTTTTCTGTTACTACTTGTTAATGGGTGTCTACATGCATGCCTCATGCTTTATCcatatactccctccgtttcaattcgtttgtcttattttttgttttagtctgtttcaaaaagaatgtctttttccttttttggcaactctttAAATTCCAACTTTCCACatggcatgtttaagaccaTAAGATTAAAGGGAATTTCGGTACATTCCACgaatctttaatttaagacccatgagattcaaaagtcttatttacttttttaaactttgggtcaagtcAAAACctgacaaacaaattgaaagggAGGGAGTGTCTAATTTAGAAGTTACTTTAGCAGTAGAAAG
This Solanum dulcamara chromosome 1, daSolDulc1.2, whole genome shotgun sequence DNA region includes the following protein-coding sequences:
- the LOC129880187 gene encoding sulfate transporter 1.2-like, coding for MDNSNAEAEERKEMDIRSFSSSQHNQTPYIHKVGVPPKQNIFKEFKTTVKETFFSDDPLRSFKDQPRSRKLVLGLQAIFPILDWGRSYNLRKFRGDLISGLTIASLCIPQDIGYSKLANLDPQYGLYSSFVPPLVYAFMGSSRDIAIGPVAVVSLLIGTLLRNEIDPSTHPTEYLRLAFTATFFAGITQATLGILRLGFLIDFLSHAAVVGFMGGAAITIALQQLKGFLGIQKFTKKTDIISVMKSVFHSVEHGWNWQTILIGATFLTFLLFAKYIGKKNKKLFWVPAIAPLISVILSTFFVFITHADKKGVSIVGHIKKGINPPSLNKIYFTGDYLIKGIRTGTVAGMIALTEAVAIGRTFASMKDYQLDGNKEMVALGAMNIIGSMTSCYVATGSFSRSAVNYMAGCQTAFSNIVMSVVVFLTLEFITPLFKYTPNAILAAIIISAVLGLIDYEAAILIWKIDKFDFVACIGAFFGVVFVSVEIGLLIAVTISFAKILLQVTRPRTATLGRIPRTNVYRNIQQYPEATKVPGVLIVRVDSAIYFSNSNYIKERILRWLMDEEEQLKAASVPKIQFLIIDMSPVTDIDTSGIHALEELHRSLKKRNVQLVLSNPGRVVIDKLHASNFPDQIGEDKIFLTVADAVLTCSLKLPEEV